A part of Leptospira neocaledonica genomic DNA contains:
- a CDS encoding ABC transporter permease, whose product MHVVFSTFFAYGFLFGFFSLRTEKRPTDISSIDLFLNSPYLVLSLCSLALIFMSIVRVMTRSGDNGIMMAVGGNRQGVVLLQTVELWIIHGIGFLISLILSIFIPIGKSELVSPLDYIASLGSEGILIGGISALAAYLYTLVDPYRSIRRGK is encoded by the coding sequence TTGCACGTCGTATTCTCGACGTTTTTTGCCTACGGATTTTTATTCGGATTTTTCTCCCTTCGTACGGAAAAAAGACCCACGGACATTTCTAGTATCGATCTATTTCTGAATTCTCCGTACCTGGTTTTATCTCTTTGTAGCCTTGCTTTAATTTTTATGAGCATTGTTCGAGTCATGACTCGTTCCGGGGATAACGGAATTATGATGGCTGTAGGCGGAAACCGACAGGGGGTCGTGCTCCTACAAACCGTGGAACTCTGGATTATCCACGGAATCGGGTTCTTAATCTCTTTAATTTTAAGCATTTTTATCCCTATCGGAAAGTCCGAATTGGTCTCTCCTCTCGACTATATCGCAAGTTTGGGCTCAGAAGGTATCCTAATCGGAGGAATTAGTGCTCTGGCCGCTTATTTGTACACCTTAGTTGATCCTTACAGATCAATCAGGAGGGGAAAATGA
- a CDS encoding tetratricopeptide repeat protein, translating to MIFVILVAAGIILIVAAGSFLIQSKKDSFEKALALAAMGNYVDSRILIRDILDSNPSNTRAHFIMAKIYAMEGDYTNEAKHLDKIKKIGNFDKEISEVAVSNRIADIYYQQDLYEEAVFHYSDTLSVDPDNLEACIRIGFMAIGQKEFGIADKFLSRIPDEKIKMPALLLGKGVVAGILRKGDPRTYFQKAFEEDPTSSVGGFLYAVSLSRAGEHDEAIRVANSVVDVVTDEYVRYTLFQFIMLEFILKENWNEALKHARLCMEIARNNGWKQEMIDSDFHFSLIAVKMGRLEDASEYLIEAESERVDDDRIIELANYKYQVETKRLELGKVSKSGFSPDQELGKLFTELFPVERYYEISGLKSSKSFHIKGIIDEEGNKIVIDVNKIGISAMDHYRSLKGVDFKNLCVKVVLALNYTVSREIPNKEGDGVNFQGLNKTDKETRALFKFRKWKDAKISDIFLRDTLGQVKDLGLDKAFIVGDADFTEGARRFLADNPSRLSVLYGRDLEELLKKALKSQG from the coding sequence ATGATCTTTGTAATTCTCGTAGCAGCTGGAATCATCCTGATCGTCGCGGCAGGTTCGTTTCTCATTCAATCCAAAAAGGATTCGTTTGAGAAAGCACTGGCTTTAGCGGCTATGGGAAATTACGTCGACTCTCGGATTCTCATTCGAGACATTCTAGATTCAAATCCATCTAATACCAGGGCTCATTTTATCATGGCGAAAATTTACGCTATGGAAGGCGACTATACGAATGAGGCAAAACATCTAGACAAAATCAAAAAGATCGGGAACTTCGATAAGGAAATTTCGGAAGTAGCGGTTTCCAATCGGATCGCTGATATATATTACCAACAAGATCTTTATGAAGAAGCTGTGTTTCACTATTCGGATACTCTCTCCGTAGACCCGGATAATCTAGAGGCTTGTATTCGGATTGGTTTTATGGCGATCGGCCAAAAAGAATTCGGCATCGCGGATAAGTTTCTATCGCGGATACCGGATGAAAAAATTAAAATGCCTGCCTTACTATTAGGAAAAGGTGTAGTCGCAGGGATCCTAAGAAAGGGAGATCCCAGAACGTATTTCCAAAAAGCATTCGAAGAAGATCCGACTTCTTCCGTAGGCGGATTTTTATATGCGGTCTCTCTATCGAGAGCCGGGGAACATGACGAAGCAATTCGTGTAGCTAATTCTGTGGTAGATGTTGTCACAGATGAGTATGTTCGTTACACATTATTCCAATTTATCATGCTGGAATTCATACTGAAAGAGAATTGGAACGAAGCATTAAAACACGCCAGACTTTGTATGGAGATCGCAAGAAATAACGGATGGAAACAGGAAATGATAGATTCTGATTTCCATTTCTCTTTGATCGCCGTCAAGATGGGAAGATTAGAAGACGCTAGCGAATATCTGATCGAAGCAGAATCCGAAAGAGTAGATGACGACCGGATTATAGAACTCGCAAATTATAAATACCAAGTAGAAACCAAAAGATTGGAACTCGGAAAAGTTTCTAAAAGTGGGTTTAGTCCCGACCAAGAACTTGGAAAATTATTCACGGAGCTATTTCCGGTAGAACGTTATTATGAAATTTCAGGTTTAAAATCTTCCAAGTCTTTCCATATCAAAGGGATCATAGACGAAGAAGGAAATAAGATCGTAATCGACGTAAATAAGATCGGGATCAGCGCCATGGATCATTATAGATCCTTAAAGGGCGTGGATTTTAAAAACCTTTGTGTGAAAGTAGTTCTTGCGTTAAATTATACGGTGAGTAGAGAGATCCCGAATAAAGAAGGGGACGGGGTTAATTTCCAAGGTCTGAATAAAACGGATAAGGAAACTAGGGCGCTTTTCAAATTCAGAAAATGGAAGGACGCCAAAATTTCGGATATATTCTTAAGAGACACATTGGGCCAGGTAAAGGATCTGGGACTGGACAAGGCATTTATCGTGGGAGATGCGGATTTTACAGAAGGTGCTCGCAGATTTTTGGCGGATAATCCGTCCAGACTCTCCGTACTTTACGGAAGAGATTTAGAAGAACTTTTAAAAAAGGCGCTGAAATCCCAAGGCTAA
- a CDS encoding TolC family protein → MQDFQSGHEQDLLDKTSYNKNRSWILLSIFAASAFLFPFGTLVFPETIPFETTTEDKKGNTVNKTNQNTTPVTSASSSVSPISGKVIDWDVDRLTEYAVSNNPLYLSEKQNMGIERGRVITASLYRNPVIQFQQQFIGGTPNSQGGSPETAPGMFQEVDVYGVVPLRTRVAKKSFEAAIQDFRNFDRIFRMRLRQNYWAFVFLTLLVDTNKEFYENYSDLLELTKFRVQKGDISPLEFERLELERIQVEKFYRDAIVRRQSIEKDLRILTGLSEEEGVFAFNVDSMKFRPLEEMGLHLKEDFPSIERPDVTALEQRLQEKKMNIELQRRESFGWLQLGGEWRVKGGENYGGVFATIPIPLNDRGQGKVYSAKEEYRKFELALDAKKREVIAEIEAAKKELLAREELLTKYERINLLQKNKQLEEKSRIAYVRGASDQVTFLQAEKNYLTILREYYDLLYLYFNAVENYKAATGKIAEISSANKAKGE, encoded by the coding sequence ATGCAAGACTTCCAATCGGGACACGAACAAGATCTACTCGATAAAACTTCCTATAATAAAAATAGAAGTTGGATCCTTCTTTCTATTTTTGCAGCTTCCGCATTCTTATTCCCTTTCGGGACACTTGTTTTTCCGGAGACGATTCCTTTCGAAACTACTACTGAAGATAAAAAAGGAAATACGGTAAACAAGACCAATCAAAATACCACTCCCGTAACTAGTGCTTCTTCGAGTGTTAGTCCTATATCCGGCAAGGTAATCGACTGGGATGTGGATCGTTTGACCGAATATGCGGTCTCTAATAACCCACTGTATTTATCTGAAAAACAAAATATGGGGATCGAAAGAGGACGGGTAATCACCGCTTCCTTATATCGAAATCCAGTCATTCAATTCCAACAACAGTTCATCGGAGGAACTCCGAATTCCCAAGGGGGAAGTCCGGAAACCGCACCCGGAATGTTCCAAGAAGTGGACGTGTATGGAGTTGTACCTCTTAGAACTAGGGTAGCAAAAAAATCATTCGAAGCTGCCATCCAAGATTTTCGGAATTTCGATCGTATCTTCCGGATGAGACTTCGCCAAAATTATTGGGCATTCGTATTTCTCACACTTCTTGTAGATACCAATAAAGAATTCTACGAAAACTATAGCGATCTTTTGGAACTCACTAAGTTTAGAGTGCAGAAGGGGGACATTTCTCCTTTGGAATTCGAACGTCTGGAGTTGGAAAGGATACAGGTAGAAAAGTTCTACCGTGACGCGATCGTACGCAGACAATCCATCGAAAAAGATCTGCGTATTCTCACAGGTTTATCTGAAGAAGAAGGTGTATTCGCATTCAATGTGGACTCCATGAAATTCAGACCCTTGGAAGAAATGGGACTTCACCTAAAAGAGGATTTTCCTTCTATAGAACGCCCTGACGTTACTGCCTTGGAACAAAGGCTCCAAGAGAAGAAGATGAACATAGAACTGCAAAGAAGGGAGTCCTTCGGCTGGTTGCAGTTAGGTGGAGAATGGAGGGTCAAAGGTGGAGAAAATTATGGAGGCGTATTCGCTACCATCCCAATTCCTTTGAACGATAGAGGCCAAGGAAAAGTATATTCTGCAAAAGAAGAATATAGAAAATTTGAATTGGCTCTGGATGCAAAAAAAAGAGAAGTAATCGCCGAGATAGAAGCCGCTAAAAAAGAACTATTAGCAAGAGAAGAACTCTTAACCAAATACGAAAGGATCAACCTTCTCCAAAAGAATAAACAATTGGAAGAGAAGTCCAGAATTGCATACGTCCGCGGCGCCTCCGATCAAGTTACCTTCCTCCAAGCAGAAAAAAACTACCTCACCATCCTCCGAGAATATTACGATTTACTATATTTATATTTTAACGCGGTAGAAAACTATAAGGCCGCAACCGGAAAAATTGCGGAAATTTCTTCTGCAAACAAGGCGAAGGGAGAATGA
- a CDS encoding efflux RND transporter periplasmic adaptor subunit, with translation MKLLFQKYKVLIVLALGITIVFFGFKYFSKKKPEKKINEENKNVFTVPEDVLRRHPLTYVGLKEVSQFEELALPGRITYDPESMAKVGSQVEARIKKVLVKEGDRVSQGSPLAILSSIQLGEVEAAYVKARASLDALKMQADRAKELFEMKVTSAKEYEFATMQYKTARTEVETTRIKLDNYGLTPSEIEGIERGIYVSSNLILRSPINGEVTERKAILGQQVTRNEELFTIANLSHLWVLLDVYEKDLGGVREGAQATIFPLGDERSDIQIQGKVGYVGTVLDNVKRTAKLRIMVSNKGNRLKPGQTVTAKVAGLVVSTGGGKRKMIPLEAVHEIEGKSFVFVPHGEGSFEAVSVVVGDTIEDDIIILGGLPDGSEVVSKGSFVLKSEFLKF, from the coding sequence ATGAAACTATTATTCCAAAAATATAAAGTTCTGATCGTTTTAGCCTTGGGAATCACGATCGTATTTTTCGGGTTCAAATACTTCTCCAAAAAGAAGCCCGAAAAAAAGATCAATGAAGAGAATAAAAACGTATTCACAGTTCCGGAAGACGTATTAAGAAGACACCCTCTCACTTACGTCGGTTTAAAAGAAGTCTCTCAATTCGAAGAACTTGCATTGCCTGGTAGGATCACCTACGATCCGGAAAGTATGGCAAAGGTAGGTTCTCAAGTAGAAGCCAGGATCAAAAAAGTTTTGGTCAAGGAAGGAGATCGAGTTAGCCAAGGGTCTCCATTGGCCATTCTTTCATCCATCCAATTGGGAGAAGTAGAAGCAGCTTATGTCAAAGCAAGAGCTTCCCTGGATGCATTGAAAATGCAAGCGGATCGTGCTAAGGAACTTTTCGAGATGAAAGTTACTTCTGCCAAAGAATACGAGTTCGCTACCATGCAATACAAAACTGCTAGAACGGAAGTAGAAACCACTCGTATCAAGTTGGACAATTATGGTCTGACTCCTTCCGAAATAGAAGGAATTGAAAGAGGGATCTATGTTTCTTCTAACCTGATCCTCAGGAGCCCTATCAACGGAGAAGTCACTGAAAGAAAAGCGATTCTTGGGCAACAGGTGACTCGTAACGAAGAACTATTCACGATCGCTAACTTAAGCCATCTTTGGGTCCTACTTGATGTATATGAAAAAGATTTGGGCGGAGTGAGAGAAGGTGCGCAGGCTACCATCTTTCCTTTAGGTGATGAACGTAGTGATATTCAGATCCAAGGAAAAGTGGGTTATGTAGGAACGGTTTTGGATAACGTGAAACGTACTGCAAAACTTAGGATCATGGTTTCCAACAAGGGAAACAGATTAAAGCCGGGTCAAACTGTTACAGCAAAAGTTGCCGGTCTAGTTGTGAGTACTGGAGGAGGAAAACGTAAGATGATCCCTCTAGAAGCAGTCCACGAGATAGAAGGAAAATCCTTCGTATTTGTTCCTCATGGAGAAGGTAGTTTTGAAGCGGTAAGCGTGGTAGTAGGGGACACGATAGAAGATGATATCATCATTTTAGGCGGACTTCCCGACGGCTCAGAAGTTGTGTCCAAAGGTTCTTTCGTTTTAAAAAGTGAATTCCTTAAGTTTTAA
- a CDS encoding type II toxin-antitoxin system VapC family toxin yields the protein MRTILLDTQIILWFLLEDPKLPPIIKELCKEEDIRFLFHQVSLWEIQIKYDLGKLPLPEMPGYFLVNACIQSGLEKSILQDEAIFFLTRLPNIHRDPFDRLLLSHAMINGWEFATSDEILKKYPVRILENIKT from the coding sequence TTGCGAACCATCCTATTAGATACTCAGATCATTCTCTGGTTTTTGTTAGAAGATCCAAAACTTCCCCCGATCATTAAAGAACTCTGCAAGGAAGAAGACATCAGATTTCTATTCCACCAAGTTTCCCTATGGGAAATCCAGATTAAATACGATTTAGGTAAATTACCTCTACCTGAAATGCCCGGATATTTTTTAGTGAATGCATGTATTCAATCCGGTTTGGAAAAATCGATTTTACAAGACGAGGCAATCTTTTTCTTAACTAGACTGCCAAATATACACAGAGATCCTTTTGATCGATTACTTCTTTCCCATGCGATGATAAACGGTTGGGAATTTGCTACTTCAGATGAGATCCTGAAAAAATATCCGGTTAGAATATTAGAAAATATTAAAACTTAA
- a CDS encoding type II toxin-antitoxin system Phd/YefM family antitoxin, which yields MTEKQLNHLKTNSSLNIDYFMKKINLSEAKAHLGRYLKAASSGERVVISERNRPMVELVPISMPKAKKLKPGLLAGKFTVPDDFNSPLVEFESDFYGE from the coding sequence ATGACTGAAAAACAATTGAACCATTTAAAGACTAATAGTAGTCTAAATATAGACTATTTTATGAAAAAGATCAATCTTAGTGAGGCAAAGGCCCATTTGGGGCGTTATTTAAAAGCCGCTAGTTCTGGCGAAAGAGTCGTTATATCCGAACGGAACCGTCCTATGGTGGAACTCGTACCCATCTCTATGCCCAAGGCAAAAAAACTCAAACCTGGGCTCTTGGCCGGTAAATTCACCGTCCCGGATGATTTTAATTCCCCTCTTGTAGAATTCGAATCCGATTTTTACGGGGAATAA
- the lexA gene encoding transcriptional repressor LexA: MKDLTEKQLAVLHFITNVIKERGFPPTIREIGDEFGITAKGAYDHLKAIEKKGYLKTSKNQSRAIELTRQSPFESLPVPTPSIPLLGRVAAGLPILAEENIEAYIPVPEEMASKGITFALKVQGDSMIEAGINDGDVAIIQKKDIARNGEIVVALIEDEATLKVYFKEADHIRLEARNPKYKPIRSKKVTIVGKLIGLYRTY, encoded by the coding sequence ATGAAAGATCTAACGGAAAAGCAACTCGCAGTTCTACATTTTATTACCAATGTGATCAAAGAAAGAGGCTTTCCTCCGACGATCCGAGAGATTGGAGATGAGTTCGGTATTACGGCAAAGGGTGCTTACGATCACCTAAAAGCCATAGAGAAAAAAGGATACCTCAAGACCTCCAAAAACCAATCCAGAGCCATAGAGCTTACCCGCCAAAGCCCATTCGAAAGTTTACCAGTTCCCACCCCAAGCATTCCTCTCTTAGGTAGAGTGGCCGCTGGATTACCCATCCTAGCCGAAGAAAATATAGAAGCGTATATCCCAGTTCCGGAAGAAATGGCCTCAAAAGGAATTACCTTCGCTCTAAAAGTGCAGGGAGATTCCATGATAGAAGCTGGGATCAACGATGGAGACGTAGCGATTATCCAAAAAAAGGATATAGCTCGAAATGGAGAGATCGTTGTTGCATTGATCGAAGACGAAGCCACTTTAAAAGTCTATTTTAAAGAAGCGGATCATATTCGTCTGGAAGCTAGAAATCCAAAATACAAACCGATCCGTAGTAAAAAAGTAACCATTGTAGGAAAGCTGATCGGTCTTTACCGTACCTATTGA
- a CDS encoding LA_1448 family UV-C exposure upregulated protein gives MNYLSFFRLIAALFLLLLLFDCASRKKEIGDRDLKLVLEYLTEARLAERLNYASEQTIRKDSEILEAACERYQLDKDSVMEQIRIKYPKTYFALVGKNEE, from the coding sequence GTGAACTATCTTTCCTTTTTCCGCTTAATTGCAGCCTTATTCCTTTTACTTCTATTATTCGATTGTGCCTCTCGCAAAAAAGAGATCGGAGACAGGGACTTAAAACTTGTCCTTGAGTATCTGACCGAGGCCCGCCTTGCGGAAAGATTGAATTACGCTTCCGAACAAACTATTCGAAAGGATTCCGAAATTTTGGAAGCAGCCTGCGAAAGATACCAACTAGATAAGGATTCCGTAATGGAACAAATTCGAATCAAATACCCGAAGACCTACTTCGCATTGGTCGGCAAAAATGAAGAATAA
- a CDS encoding S41 family peptidase encodes MKNKERFAWAGLVLILFTTLVFRPVHAKAVSETAEKYLQLFHEVFGLMQNGYVETVDEEKVFLGAIKGMLGSLGDPHSSFLEEEEYRQMREETRGSFGGVGMEVAYTDGAIVVVSPIEDTPAMKAGILPQDRIIEIDGKSTANLGYVEGIKLMRGKPGSSVSIKVERKNIKEPLQFTLVRENIKIRYVRSFFFEKEKVGYLRLNQFMGENTLEEFKKHLKLLADKKSEGLIVDLRMNPGGLLPLSVALSDIFLPEGLDIVSVRGRGGELADVSKSTGKGDKYTTIPLVVLINEGSASASEIFAGAIQDHKRGKILGVTSFGKGSVQIVYPLSFGMAVKLTVQKYYTPSGKSLHGKGIQPDVIVKGIEPNEDDRFYLRKMSEKKLLDQLASKYPEYNEQNFLNFEKALKEQGIKLSSDVARAVYKNKTQAEKDRTMTDLELDPQLKKAVDLLSSKS; translated from the coding sequence ATGAAGAATAAAGAAAGATTCGCCTGGGCCGGTTTGGTTCTAATCCTATTTACTACACTCGTATTTCGTCCAGTCCACGCAAAAGCTGTTTCAGAAACTGCCGAAAAATACCTGCAATTATTCCATGAAGTTTTCGGGCTCATGCAAAACGGTTATGTAGAAACCGTAGACGAAGAAAAAGTATTCTTAGGTGCGATCAAAGGAATGTTGGGGTCTTTAGGAGATCCTCATTCTTCTTTCTTGGAAGAAGAAGAATACAGACAAATGCGGGAAGAAACTCGCGGATCCTTTGGCGGAGTCGGAATGGAAGTGGCTTATACCGACGGGGCTATAGTAGTTGTTTCTCCTATCGAAGATACTCCTGCGATGAAAGCAGGTATCTTACCTCAAGATAGGATCATAGAGATAGACGGAAAAAGTACCGCAAATTTGGGCTATGTAGAAGGGATCAAATTAATGCGTGGAAAGCCTGGAAGTTCCGTAAGCATTAAGGTAGAAAGAAAAAATATCAAGGAACCTCTGCAATTCACTTTAGTCCGGGAAAACATCAAGATACGTTATGTTCGTTCCTTCTTCTTTGAAAAAGAAAAGGTAGGTTATCTCCGTTTGAATCAGTTCATGGGAGAAAACACATTAGAAGAATTTAAAAAACATCTGAAATTACTCGCGGATAAAAAATCAGAAGGACTAATCGTCGATTTGAGGATGAATCCAGGCGGCTTATTACCTTTATCAGTTGCATTATCAGATATTTTTCTTCCGGAAGGATTGGATATAGTTTCCGTTAGAGGAAGAGGTGGAGAACTCGCGGATGTTTCCAAATCCACAGGCAAGGGAGATAAATATACCACAATACCTTTGGTTGTTTTGATCAATGAAGGTTCCGCTTCCGCTTCCGAAATTTTTGCAGGAGCCATCCAGGATCACAAACGAGGAAAGATCTTAGGAGTCACTTCTTTTGGGAAGGGTTCCGTGCAGATTGTTTATCCACTTTCTTTCGGAATGGCTGTAAAACTTACGGTTCAAAAATATTATACTCCTTCCGGTAAATCACTTCATGGAAAAGGAATCCAGCCAGACGTGATAGTGAAAGGAATAGAGCCGAACGAAGATGATCGTTTTTATCTCAGAAAGATGAGTGAGAAAAAACTATTAGATCAACTTGCTTCCAAATATCCTGAATATAATGAACAGAATTTTTTAAATTTCGAAAAAGCACTTAAAGAACAAGGGATCAAACTTAGTTCGGATGTCGCCAGAGCAGTTTATAAAAATAAAACTCAGGCGGAAAAAGACAGAACTATGACCGATTTGGAATTGGATCCTCAATTGAAAAAAGCAGTGGATCTACTTTCTTCCAAATCTTAA
- the tsaD gene encoding tRNA (adenosine(37)-N6)-threonylcarbamoyltransferase complex transferase subunit TsaD codes for MIGLGIETSCDETSLGIVKDGKELLSLKIFSQIDLHKPFRGIVPEIASRAHLEKINPLLSEVLEESKIGLSDLDYVAVTRSPGLTGSLMIGAQLARSIHAVYGTPIVPLCHLQAHFAVLHLEDVEPVFPVLGLLLSGGNSAIYKIPHFGTMEVVGDTMDDALGEAFDKVAGLLSLPYPGGPPIEKEASKYTPGPKEKDLLPPLLRNLEQDRVAFSFSGLKTAVSHLVAKQPGLSTQAVCYHFQKTAFELVERNLKRAVSITGIKRVVAGGGVLANSTLRNRLSQFAEKNSLEFFSPQKKIYCTDNGAMVAALGYYLFKQGYSKSLDFTVSPVRQETYI; via the coding sequence ATGATAGGTCTTGGAATAGAGACTAGCTGTGACGAAACCAGCCTAGGAATTGTAAAAGATGGGAAAGAATTACTTTCCCTCAAAATTTTTAGCCAGATAGACCTGCACAAACCTTTTAGGGGGATTGTTCCCGAGATTGCTTCCCGTGCTCATCTGGAAAAGATCAATCCCTTACTTTCGGAAGTTTTAGAAGAATCTAAAATCGGACTTTCCGATCTTGACTATGTGGCTGTGACCAGATCTCCAGGTTTAACAGGTTCTCTTATGATTGGCGCACAATTAGCCAGGTCCATCCATGCGGTGTATGGAACACCTATCGTTCCGCTTTGTCATTTGCAGGCACATTTTGCCGTATTACATTTAGAAGATGTGGAACCTGTATTTCCTGTATTGGGTTTACTTCTTTCCGGTGGAAACTCCGCAATTTATAAGATTCCTCATTTTGGTACAATGGAAGTGGTGGGAGATACGATGGACGATGCCTTAGGAGAGGCATTCGATAAGGTGGCCGGTTTACTATCGTTGCCTTATCCCGGCGGACCTCCTATTGAAAAAGAAGCTTCCAAGTATACTCCAGGGCCAAAGGAAAAAGATCTTTTGCCTCCTTTGCTTAGGAACTTGGAGCAGGACCGCGTTGCATTTTCTTTTTCGGGTTTAAAAACTGCAGTTTCTCATTTGGTCGCAAAACAACCGGGACTTTCTACTCAGGCGGTATGTTATCATTTCCAAAAGACCGCATTCGAGCTTGTGGAAAGAAATCTAAAACGTGCGGTTTCTATTACAGGGATCAAAAGGGTCGTTGCAGGAGGAGGGGTCTTGGCGAATTCTACACTTCGTAACAGATTATCCCAATTCGCGGAAAAAAATTCCCTGGAATTTTTTTCTCCCCAAAAAAAGATCTACTGCACGGATAACGGCGCGATGGTCGCCGCCCTCGGTTATTATCTATTTAAACAGGGATATTCTAAGAGTTTGGACTTTACCGTAAGTCCGGTAAGGCAGGAGACCTATATATGA
- the pssA gene encoding CDP-diacylglycerol--serine O-phosphatidyltransferase, translated as MNRRLHWIPNMITLGNLSMGFVSILIASEATGNGPQSYILSGFFILLAAICDGLDGMVARALDATSELGADLDSLADLTAFGIAPGFLFYNMVLSEYKIDVFGKEDLFPIGMLIAAIFPACAAYRLARFNVAHDPSSFTGLPSPIAGITIGFLPIFLGKDHTLPHWLGIPLFVLIAFLMVSNIRYGKPQVAIRSKLSPLRAGLMLSAALIALFFVGFARWPWLVYGLICLYIFSGILTFLIHILQELRVKLD; from the coding sequence ATGAATCGCAGGCTACATTGGATTCCAAATATGATCACTCTCGGAAACTTGAGTATGGGATTCGTTTCCATATTGATCGCTTCCGAGGCAACGGGTAACGGACCTCAATCCTATATACTCTCCGGATTTTTTATCTTACTCGCAGCAATCTGCGACGGACTGGATGGAATGGTGGCAAGAGCCCTGGATGCAACTAGCGAACTCGGTGCTGACCTGGACAGTCTTGCGGATCTTACTGCATTCGGTATCGCACCTGGATTCCTTTTTTATAATATGGTTTTGAGCGAATACAAGATAGACGTATTCGGAAAAGAGGATCTTTTTCCGATCGGAATGTTGATCGCTGCGATCTTCCCTGCTTGCGCGGCATATAGGTTAGCAAGATTTAATGTGGCTCATGATCCTTCTTCTTTTACAGGGTTACCTTCTCCTATCGCAGGGATTACCATCGGCTTTCTTCCTATCTTTTTAGGAAAGGATCATACTCTTCCGCATTGGTTGGGAATTCCTCTCTTTGTTTTGATCGCTTTTTTAATGGTTTCTAATATTCGTTATGGAAAACCTCAGGTGGCGATTCGTTCCAAGCTAAGTCCGTTACGTGCCGGTTTGATGCTTAGCGCCGCTTTGATCGCTTTGTTCTTCGTAGGATTTGCTCGTTGGCCTTGGCTTGTTTATGGACTGATCTGTCTTTATATCTTCTCCGGGATTTTGACTTTCCTCATCCATATTCTACAAGAGCTGAGAGTTAAACTGGACTGA
- a CDS encoding DUF433 domain-containing protein, whose amino-acid sequence MDQEKLIKRITFDPKILGGKPIVRGRRLAVEHILGMLAAGDTPEQILQGYPWLELDDIQACLVYAHRIVSHERIENIPTDSSQVA is encoded by the coding sequence ATGGATCAGGAAAAGCTAATTAAAAGGATCACCTTCGATCCTAAAATTTTAGGTGGAAAGCCAATTGTTCGAGGTCGTAGATTAGCCGTTGAACATATCCTTGGAATGCTTGCAGCCGGGGATACACCTGAACAGATTCTACAAGGTTATCCTTGGCTAGAATTGGACGATATACAGGCTTGCCTTGTTTACGCGCATCGAATAGTTTCCCATGAGAGAATAGAAAATATTCCTACTGACTCAAGTCAAGTGGCGTGA
- a CDS encoding DUF5615 family PIN-like protein, which translates to MDTCVWGGVLKELLSSGIDVIWIGEFHSDPGDEEILKFAFEQKRILITLDKDFGELAVVRKIPHHGIVRLVNLSTSEQVRITKYILGLHEKELFSGAIITASANKLRLRLPDFS; encoded by the coding sequence TTGGACACCTGCGTATGGGGAGGAGTATTAAAAGAATTACTCTCGTCTGGAATCGATGTGATTTGGATCGGCGAGTTCCATTCCGATCCAGGTGATGAAGAAATCCTCAAGTTTGCATTTGAACAGAAAAGAATCTTAATAACCTTAGATAAAGACTTCGGAGAATTGGCGGTTGTCCGAAAAATCCCACATCATGGAATTGTTCGTTTGGTGAATCTTTCGACAAGCGAGCAAGTGAGAATTACCAAATACATATTAGGTTTGCATGAAAAAGAATTATTTTCTGGTGCTATCATTACTGCATCGGCAAACAAGCTAAGATTACGATTGCCGGACTTTTCATAA
- a CDS encoding LIC12298 family protein, whose product MMIRSLQDSGAYERNRKGLAGAGFDWREKVRSSEPNSKTFADYLEESFQGDLVQDGNWFSETLSELSKKNLRKI is encoded by the coding sequence ATGATGATTCGATCTCTACAAGATTCAGGTGCTTACGAGAGAAACCGTAAAGGTCTCGCTGGAGCGGGGTTCGATTGGAGGGAAAAAGTTCGTTCTTCTGAACCGAACTCTAAGACCTTCGCGGATTATTTGGAAGAATCTTTCCAAGGGGACTTGGTCCAGGATGGAAATTGGTTCTCTGAAACACTTTCCGAGCTAAGCAAGAAGAACCTGAGAAAAATTTAA